A genomic segment from Cyanobium sp. NIES-981 encodes:
- a CDS encoding mannose-1-phosphate guanylyltransferase/mannose-6-phosphate isomerase produces the protein MSTSPSTSRASTSPSSTTSLVPVILCGGTGTRLWPLSRASYPKQYWALGGDGDETLLQQTVQRLEGLAGLAPPLLICNEDHRFIVAEQMRQIGVEPAGILLEPIGRNTAPAVAVAALQATAKGDDPLLLVLAADHLVRDPARFRQTVTAGLATAEAGRLVTFGIVPTAPETGYGYIEAAEPLAVAAGSAPRAVPIARFVEKPDRATAEGFLASGRFTWNSGMFLFRASAVLAELERLAPEVVSACRAALEHDAADLDFLRLEREAFAGCPSVAIDVAVMEKTELGSVLPLQAGWSDVGSWSALWETADQDSAGNVLRGRVISEESRNCYLRSEHRLVVGLGVEDLVVVETDDVVLVAHRERAQDVKTVVGLLERAGAPESRAHRKIYRPWGSYDGVVEGERWQVKKIVVNPGASLSLQMHHHRAEHWVVVKGTAVVEKDGHEELVGENQSTYIPLGARHRLSNPGKIPVEMIEVQSGSYLGEDDIVRFEDRYGRSDMALRP, from the coding sequence ATGAGCACCAGTCCCAGCACCAGTCGTGCCAGCACCAGTCCCAGCAGCACCACCTCCCTGGTTCCCGTGATTCTCTGCGGCGGCACGGGCACCCGCCTCTGGCCCCTCTCGCGGGCGAGCTATCCGAAGCAGTACTGGGCCCTGGGCGGCGACGGCGACGAGACCCTGCTGCAGCAGACCGTGCAGCGCCTGGAGGGCCTGGCCGGCCTGGCACCGCCGCTGCTGATCTGCAACGAGGACCACCGCTTCATCGTGGCCGAACAGATGCGCCAGATCGGGGTGGAGCCGGCCGGCATCCTGCTCGAACCGATCGGCCGCAACACCGCCCCGGCCGTGGCGGTGGCCGCCCTGCAGGCCACGGCCAAGGGCGACGATCCCCTGCTGCTGGTGCTGGCGGCGGATCACCTAGTGCGCGATCCGGCCCGCTTCCGGCAGACGGTCACCGCCGGGCTGGCCACGGCGGAAGCGGGCCGCCTGGTGACCTTCGGCATCGTGCCCACCGCCCCGGAGACCGGCTACGGCTACATCGAGGCGGCCGAGCCCCTGGCCGTGGCCGCCGGCAGCGCGCCCCGGGCCGTGCCGATCGCCCGCTTCGTGGAGAAGCCCGACCGGGCCACGGCCGAAGGCTTCCTCGCCTCCGGCCGCTTCACCTGGAACAGCGGCATGTTCCTGTTCCGCGCCAGCGCCGTTCTGGCGGAACTGGAGCGGCTGGCACCGGAGGTGGTGAGCGCCTGCCGCGCCGCTCTGGAGCACGACGCCGCCGACCTCGATTTTCTGCGGCTGGAGCGGGAGGCCTTCGCCGGCTGCCCCAGCGTGGCGATCGACGTGGCCGTGATGGAGAAGACGGAGCTGGGCAGCGTGCTGCCGCTGCAGGCGGGCTGGAGTGACGTGGGCAGCTGGAGCGCCCTGTGGGAAACCGCCGACCAGGACAGCGCCGGCAATGTGCTGCGCGGCCGGGTGATCAGCGAGGAGAGCCGCAACTGCTATCTGCGCAGCGAGCACCGGCTGGTGGTGGGCCTGGGCGTGGAGGATCTGGTGGTGGTGGAGACCGACGACGTGGTGCTGGTGGCCCACCGGGAGCGGGCCCAGGACGTGAAGACCGTGGTGGGCCTGCTGGAGCGGGCGGGGGCTCCCGAGAGCCGGGCCCACCGCAAGATCTACCGGCCCTGGGGCTCCTACGACGGCGTCGTGGAGGGCGAGCGCTGGCAGGTGAAGAAGATCGTGGTGAATCCCGGCGCCAGCCTGTCGCTGCAGATGCACCACCACCGCGCCGAGCACTGGGTGGTGGTGAAGGGAACGGCCGTGGTGGAGAAGGACGGCCACGAGGAGCTGGTGGGCGAGAACCAGAGCACCTACATCCCGCTGGGGGCCAGGCACCGGCTCAGCAACCCGGGCAAGATCCCGGTGGAGATGATCGAGGTACAGAGCGGCTCCTACCTCGGCGAGGACGACATCGTGCGCTTCGAGGACCGCTACGGGCGGAGCGACATGGCCCTGCGCCCATGA
- the glmS gene encoding glutamine--fructose-6-phosphate transaminase (isomerizing) — protein MCGIVALIGSREVAPQLLEGLRQLEYRGYDSAGIATVESAADAAPLAGAARLHCLRAEGKLMNLVARVEQQGAPGHCGIGHTRWATHGKPEERNAHPHLDGRGQVAVVQNGIIENHRSLRETLQAEGVEFRSDTDTEVIPHLLARQLDRLQAGGLVAGGALLLKAVQQVLPQLHGAYALAVVWAQAPGALVVARRAAPLLIGLGEGEFLCASDTPALAGFTRTILPMEDGEVALLTPLGIELYDAAGERVQRTPSLLSGTQHVADKRSFRHFMLKEIHEQPETAALWMARHLPAASQGPLVALPLDESVYGGVERIQILACGTSRHAAQVGAYLLEQLAGIPTSVFYASEFRYAPPPLAPHTLTIGVTQSGETADTLAALAMERDRRQLVADPAFVPRLLGITNRPESSLARMVPHLLDIGAGIEVGVAATKTFLGQLLAFYGLALAFAERHGGAPGAGGPEQLRRLVAELRTLPELLKQLVIDLDQRCESLAHLFADTQDMIFLGRGINYPIALEGALKLKEISYIHAEGYPAGEMKHGPIALLDARVPVVSIAMPGTVFDKVLSNAQEAKARDAQLIGVAPEGPDTGLFDVLLPVPEVDELLSPLLTVIPMQLLSYHIAAHRGLDVDQPRNLAKSVTVE, from the coding sequence ATGTGCGGCATCGTTGCCCTGATCGGTTCCCGCGAGGTGGCTCCCCAGTTGCTGGAGGGGCTGCGCCAGCTGGAGTACCGCGGCTACGACTCCGCCGGCATTGCCACGGTGGAGTCGGCGGCCGATGCCGCTCCGCTGGCCGGCGCCGCCCGCCTCCACTGCCTCCGGGCCGAGGGCAAGCTGATGAACCTCGTGGCCCGTGTTGAGCAGCAGGGCGCTCCCGGGCACTGCGGCATCGGCCACACCCGCTGGGCCACCCACGGAAAGCCCGAGGAACGCAACGCCCACCCCCACCTGGACGGCAGGGGCCAGGTGGCCGTGGTGCAGAACGGGATCATCGAGAACCACCGCAGCCTGCGGGAGACACTGCAGGCCGAGGGGGTGGAGTTCCGCTCGGACACCGACACCGAGGTGATCCCCCACCTGCTGGCCCGGCAGCTGGACCGGCTGCAGGCCGGCGGCCTCGTGGCCGGCGGTGCCCTGCTGCTGAAGGCGGTGCAGCAGGTGCTGCCCCAGCTCCATGGCGCCTATGCCCTGGCGGTGGTGTGGGCCCAGGCACCCGGGGCGCTGGTGGTGGCCCGCCGCGCCGCCCCCCTGCTGATCGGCCTGGGGGAAGGCGAATTTCTCTGCGCCAGCGACACGCCGGCCCTGGCCGGGTTCACCCGCACCATCCTGCCGATGGAGGACGGTGAGGTGGCCCTGCTCACCCCGCTGGGCATCGAGCTCTACGACGCGGCCGGCGAACGGGTGCAGCGCACCCCGAGCCTCCTGAGCGGCACCCAGCACGTGGCGGACAAGCGCAGCTTCCGCCACTTCATGCTCAAGGAAATTCACGAGCAGCCTGAAACCGCGGCGCTGTGGATGGCGCGCCATCTGCCGGCGGCGTCCCAGGGCCCCCTGGTGGCCCTGCCCCTGGATGAGTCCGTGTATGGGGGCGTGGAGCGGATCCAGATCCTGGCCTGCGGCACCAGTCGCCATGCCGCCCAGGTGGGGGCCTACCTGCTGGAGCAGCTGGCCGGCATCCCCACCAGCGTGTTCTACGCCAGTGAGTTTCGCTACGCGCCGCCGCCCCTGGCCCCCCACACGCTCACCATCGGCGTCACCCAGTCGGGCGAAACGGCCGACACCCTGGCCGCCCTGGCGATGGAGCGCGACCGCCGCCAGCTGGTGGCCGATCCCGCCTTCGTGCCGCGGCTGCTGGGGATCACCAACCGGCCGGAGAGTTCGCTGGCCCGGATGGTGCCGCACCTGCTCGACATCGGGGCCGGCATCGAGGTGGGGGTGGCCGCCACCAAGACCTTCCTGGGCCAGCTCCTGGCCTTCTACGGCCTCGCCCTGGCGTTCGCCGAGCGCCATGGCGGGGCTCCGGGGGCCGGCGGCCCGGAGCAGCTGCGCCGCCTCGTGGCCGAACTCCGCACCCTGCCGGAACTGCTCAAGCAGCTGGTGATCGACCTGGACCAGCGCTGTGAGTCCCTGGCGCACCTGTTCGCCGACACCCAGGACATGATCTTCCTGGGCCGGGGCATCAACTATCCGATCGCGCTGGAGGGGGCCCTCAAGCTCAAGGAGATCAGCTACATCCACGCCGAGGGCTACCCCGCCGGCGAGATGAAGCACGGGCCGATCGCCCTGCTCGATGCGCGGGTGCCGGTGGTGTCGATTGCGATGCCGGGCACGGTGTTCGACAAGGTGCTCAGCAACGCCCAGGAGGCCAAGGCCCGCGATGCCCAGCTGATCGGGGTGGCCCCCGAGGGGCCGGACACCGGGCTGTTCGACGTGCTGCTGCCGGTGCCCGAGGTGGATGAGCTGCTCAGCCCCCTGCTCACCGTGATCCCGATGCAGCTCCTCAGTTATCACATCGCCGCCCACCGGGGCCTGGATGTGGATCAGCCCCGCAACCTGGCCAAGAGCGTCACCGTGGAGTGA
- the psaC gene encoding photosystem I iron-sulfur center protein PsaC yields MSHAVKIYDTCIGCTQCVRACPLDVLEMVPWDGCKAGQIASSPRTEDCVGCKRCETACPTDFLSIRVYLGDETTRSMGLAY; encoded by the coding sequence ATGTCCCACGCCGTCAAGATCTACGACACCTGCATCGGCTGCACCCAGTGCGTGCGGGCCTGCCCCCTGGACGTGCTGGAGATGGTGCCCTGGGACGGCTGCAAGGCCGGACAGATCGCCTCCTCCCCCCGCACCGAGGACTGCGTGGGCTGCAAGCGCTGCGAAACGGCCTGCCCCACCGACTTCCTCTCCATCCGCGTGTATCTCGGCGACGAGACCACCCGCTCCATGGGCCTGGCCTACTGA
- the acpP gene encoding acyl carrier protein, which yields MSQEAIFEKVSSIVAEQLSVDAAEVKPESNFQNDLGADSLDTVELVMALEEAFDIEIPDEAAEGITTVGDAVKYIQDKQA from the coding sequence ATGTCCCAGGAAGCGATCTTCGAGAAAGTGAGCTCCATCGTTGCTGAACAGCTCAGCGTCGACGCGGCCGAAGTGAAGCCCGAGTCCAACTTCCAGAACGATCTGGGCGCCGACTCCCTCGACACCGTCGAGCTGGTGATGGCCCTGGAGGAGGCCTTCGACATCGAAATCCCCGACGAGGCCGCCGAGGGCATCACCACCGTCGGCGATGCCGTCAAGTACATCCAGGACAAGCAGGCCTGA
- the fabF gene encoding beta-ketoacyl-ACP synthase II yields MVQGLQRVVITGLGAVTPIGNDVPSYWEGLSSGRNGVAGITLFDASRHACRFAAEVKNFDPSGWLEPKETKRWDRFCQFGVVAAKQAVADAGLCIDESNAHRVGTSIGSGVGGLLMMETQAHVLADRGPDRVSPFCVPMMIPNMATGLTAIALGAKGPSSAVATACAAGSNAIGDAYRLIQLGLADAMVCGGAESAITPLGLAGFASAKALSFRNDDPATASRPFDAERNGFVIGEGAGVLVLESLSHAEARGATVLAEVVGYGMSCDAHHITAPSPGGVGGAQAIRLALADAELEPEAVDYVNAHGTSTQANDSNETSAIKSALGAHAHRIPVSSTKSMTGHLLGGSGGIEAVAAVLAMKHGVVPPTINYQNPDPACDLDVVPNQARERTLDVVLSNSFGFGGHNVCLAFRRLP; encoded by the coding sequence ATGGTCCAGGGTCTCCAGCGGGTCGTCATCACCGGCCTCGGCGCAGTCACTCCGATCGGCAATGACGTTCCCAGCTACTGGGAAGGGTTGAGCAGCGGTCGTAACGGGGTGGCCGGCATCACCCTCTTCGATGCCAGCCGCCATGCCTGCCGCTTCGCCGCCGAGGTGAAGAACTTCGACCCCAGCGGCTGGCTGGAGCCCAAGGAGACGAAGCGCTGGGATCGCTTCTGCCAGTTCGGGGTGGTGGCCGCCAAGCAGGCGGTGGCCGATGCCGGTCTCTGCATCGACGAGAGCAACGCCCACCGGGTGGGCACCTCGATCGGGTCGGGCGTGGGCGGCCTGCTGATGATGGAGACCCAGGCCCATGTGCTCGCCGACCGGGGGCCCGACCGGGTGAGCCCGTTCTGCGTGCCGATGATGATCCCCAACATGGCCACGGGGCTCACCGCCATCGCCCTGGGCGCCAAGGGGCCGAGTTCGGCCGTGGCCACCGCCTGCGCCGCCGGGTCCAACGCCATCGGCGATGCCTACCGCCTGATCCAGCTGGGGCTGGCCGACGCCATGGTGTGCGGCGGCGCCGAGTCGGCGATCACGCCGCTGGGGCTGGCCGGCTTCGCCAGCGCCAAGGCCCTCTCCTTTCGCAACGACGACCCCGCCACCGCCAGCCGCCCCTTCGATGCCGAGCGCAACGGCTTCGTGATCGGCGAGGGTGCCGGTGTGCTGGTGCTGGAAAGCCTGTCCCATGCGGAGGCCCGTGGTGCCACGGTGCTGGCGGAGGTGGTGGGCTACGGCATGAGCTGCGATGCCCACCACATCACCGCCCCCTCCCCCGGCGGCGTGGGCGGTGCCCAGGCGATCCGGCTGGCCCTCGCCGACGCGGAGCTGGAGCCCGAGGCCGTCGACTACGTCAACGCCCATGGCACCAGCACCCAGGCCAACGACAGCAACGAGACCTCCGCCATCAAGAGCGCCCTCGGCGCCCATGCCCATCGGATCCCGGTGAGCTCCACCAAGTCGATGACGGGCCACCTGCTGGGCGGCAGCGGCGGCATCGAGGCCGTGGCCGCGGTGCTGGCCATGAAGCACGGCGTGGTGCCCCCTACGATCAATTACCAAAATCCGGATCCGGCCTGTGATCTGGATGTCGTGCCCAACCAGGCCCGCGAACGGACACTCGATGTGGTTCTCTCCAATTCCTTCGGATTCGGTGGCCACAACGTCTGCCTGGCCTTCCGGCGCCTGCCATGA
- the tkt gene encoding transketolase — MTSASQLETLCINSIRFLAIDAINKSNSGHPGLPMGCAPMAFALWDKALRHNPKNPKWFNRDRFVLSAGHGCMLLYALLHLTGYESVTLDDIKQFRQWGSKTPGHPETFETPGVEVTTGPLGQGISNAVGLAIAEAHLAARFNKPGAQLVDHYTYVIMGDGCHQEGVSSEAASLAGHLGLGKLIALYDDNHITIDGNTAVSFTEDVLQRYEAYGWHTIHVPDGNTDVAAIARAIEEAKAVTDRPSMIKVTTTIGYGSPNKANTAGVHGAALGADEAELTRKALEWSYGAFEVPQEAYDHWRQAISRGEAAEAEWTTTLASYRSQYPAEAAEFERMLRGELPQGWDAPLPSYTPADKGLATRQHSYNCLNAIGPKLPELIGGSADLTHSNLTDIKGEASFQKGGEANRYLHFGVREHAMAAVLNGIAYHGSGLIPYGGTFAVFAGYALGAIRLSALSELGVIYVLTHDSIGLGEDGPTHQPIETLASLRALPNLLVIRPGDGNETSGAYQVAIANRNRPTALILSRQGMANQANSTASAVAKGGYILEDSDGTPDLILIGTGTELDLCVKAAAELRSAGKNVRVVSMPCVELFEEQDAAYRESVLPAACRKRLVVEASCSFGWHKYTGFDGASVSIDRFGASAPGPVCMEQFGFTVENVVARAQALG, encoded by the coding sequence ATGACGTCCGCCAGCCAGCTGGAAACGCTCTGCATCAACAGCATCCGGTTCCTGGCCATCGACGCCATCAACAAGTCGAACTCGGGGCACCCGGGCCTGCCCATGGGGTGTGCCCCCATGGCCTTCGCCCTGTGGGACAAGGCGCTGCGGCACAACCCGAAGAACCCCAAGTGGTTCAACCGCGACCGCTTCGTGCTCTCGGCCGGCCACGGCTGCATGCTGCTCTATGCACTGCTGCACCTCACCGGCTACGAGTCGGTGACGCTGGACGACATCAAGCAGTTCCGCCAGTGGGGCTCCAAGACCCCTGGCCACCCGGAAACCTTCGAGACCCCCGGCGTGGAGGTCACCACCGGCCCCCTCGGCCAGGGCATCTCCAACGCCGTGGGCCTGGCGATCGCCGAGGCCCATCTGGCGGCCCGCTTCAACAAGCCCGGCGCCCAGCTGGTGGATCACTACACCTACGTGATCATGGGCGACGGCTGCCACCAGGAGGGTGTGAGCAGCGAAGCCGCCTCCCTGGCCGGCCACCTGGGCCTGGGCAAGCTGATCGCCCTCTACGACGACAACCACATCACCATCGACGGCAACACGGCGGTGTCCTTCACCGAAGACGTGCTGCAGCGCTATGAGGCCTACGGCTGGCACACCATCCACGTGCCCGACGGCAACACCGATGTGGCCGCCATCGCCCGGGCGATCGAGGAGGCCAAGGCCGTCACCGACCGGCCCTCGATGATCAAGGTGACCACCACCATCGGCTACGGCTCCCCCAACAAGGCCAACACCGCCGGCGTGCACGGCGCGGCCCTCGGCGCCGATGAGGCCGAACTCACCCGCAAGGCCCTGGAATGGAGCTACGGCGCCTTCGAGGTGCCCCAGGAGGCCTACGACCACTGGCGCCAGGCCATCAGCCGCGGCGAGGCGGCCGAGGCCGAGTGGACCACCACCCTGGCGAGCTATCGCAGCCAATACCCCGCCGAGGCGGCCGAGTTCGAGCGGATGCTGCGCGGCGAGCTGCCCCAGGGCTGGGATGCCCCTCTGCCCAGCTACACCCCGGCCGACAAGGGCCTGGCCACCCGGCAGCACTCCTACAACTGCCTCAATGCCATCGGGCCGAAGCTGCCCGAACTGATCGGCGGCTCCGCCGACCTCACCCACTCCAACCTCACGGACATCAAGGGTGAGGCCAGCTTCCAGAAGGGCGGCGAAGCCAACCGCTACCTCCACTTCGGTGTGCGGGAGCATGCCATGGCGGCCGTGCTCAACGGCATCGCCTACCACGGCAGCGGCCTGATCCCCTACGGCGGCACCTTCGCCGTCTTCGCCGGCTATGCCCTCGGCGCCATCCGCCTCTCGGCCCTGAGCGAACTGGGGGTGATCTACGTGCTCACCCACGATTCGATCGGACTGGGCGAAGACGGCCCCACCCACCAGCCGATCGAGACCCTCGCCAGCCTGCGCGCCCTGCCCAACCTGCTGGTGATCCGCCCCGGCGACGGCAACGAGACCAGCGGCGCCTACCAGGTGGCGATCGCCAACCGGAACCGCCCCACCGCCCTGATCCTCAGCCGCCAGGGGATGGCCAACCAGGCCAACTCCACCGCCTCCGCCGTGGCGAAGGGCGGCTACATCCTCGAGGACAGCGACGGCACCCCCGATCTGATCCTGATCGGCACCGGCACCGAACTCGATCTGTGCGTGAAGGCCGCCGCTGAACTCCGCAGCGCCGGCAAGAACGTGCGCGTGGTGTCGATGCCCTGTGTGGAGCTGTTCGAGGAGCAGGACGCCGCCTATCGCGAGAGCGTGCTGCCGGCGGCCTGCCGCAAGCGCCTGGTGGTGGAGGCCTCCTGCTCCTTCGGCTGGCACAAGTACACCGGTTTCGATGGCGCCAGCGTGAGCATCGACCGCTTCGGCGCCTCCGCTCCCGGTCCGGTGTGCATGGAGCAGTTCGGCTTCACCGTGGAGAACGTGGTGGCCAGGGCCCAGGCGCTGGGCTGA
- a CDS encoding Mpo1-like protein — MGSERQFTTFAHFYPFYLGEHANRTSRRLHFLGANLAILLLLVALLSRQWWLLPVALVQGYLFAWAGHFFFELNRPATFRYPLFSFLADWCLWWGIITGRIGL, encoded by the coding sequence ATGGGCAGCGAGCGGCAGTTCACCACGTTTGCTCACTTCTACCCCTTCTATCTGGGCGAGCATGCCAACCGCACCTCCCGCCGGCTCCATTTCCTTGGCGCCAATCTGGCCATCCTGCTGCTGCTGGTGGCGCTCCTGAGCCGGCAGTGGTGGTTGCTGCCCGTGGCCCTGGTGCAGGGTTACCTGTTCGCCTGGGCAGGGCATTTCTTCTTCGAGCTGAACCGGCCGGCCACCTTCCGCTACCCCCTGTTCAGCTTCCTGGCTGACTGGTGTCTGTGGTGGGGGATCATCACGGGCCGGATCGGCCTATGA
- a CDS encoding WbuC family cupin fold metalloprotein produces MPVPAVCPQQSPHPDPPATPRPPLQRIDQALLDQLSARARQAPRLRRNHNLHQLPDRVQRFLNGLQPGTYVRPHRHVRDGAGGGFECFVVLQGAIGLLVLNAAGEVIGRERLEATGPLKGIELAEGQFHTLVALSPDAVMLELKQGPYQPAADKDFLPQFPSEGSLEAAAQERQWRNLFEAEGEGEPDSPPA; encoded by the coding sequence ATGCCGGTGCCCGCCGTGTGCCCTCAACAATCACCCCATCCTGATCCGCCGGCCACTCCCCGGCCGCCACTGCAACGGATCGATCAGGCCCTGCTCGATCAGCTGAGCGCACGGGCCCGCCAGGCGCCGCGGCTGCGCCGCAACCACAACCTGCACCAGCTGCCGGATCGTGTGCAGCGCTTTCTCAACGGCCTCCAACCCGGTACCTACGTGCGCCCCCACCGCCACGTGCGCGATGGAGCTGGCGGCGGCTTCGAGTGCTTCGTGGTGCTCCAGGGCGCCATCGGGCTGCTGGTGCTGAATGCGGCCGGGGAGGTGATCGGCAGGGAACGGCTGGAGGCCACCGGCCCGCTGAAGGGGATCGAGCTGGCCGAAGGCCAGTTCCACACCCTGGTGGCCCTCAGCCCCGATGCGGTGATGCTGGAGCTGAAGCAGGGCCCCTACCAGCCCGCCGCCGACAAGGACTTCCTGCCCCAGTTCCCCAGCGAAGGCAGCCTGGAAGCGGCCGCGCAGGAGCGGCAATGGCGCAACCTGTTCGAAGCCGAGGGTGAGGGTGAGCCGGATTCTCCTCCAGCCTGA